A genomic window from Flavobacterium johnsoniae includes:
- a CDS encoding DUF7691 family protein: protein MGYYITSYLTDSSEIKKIYGSKNEKLLATLIKELSEELNSLNEDFDYELTANKNSKEILTDIINGEVRFPEIAFMYGYIYEQLCKYYGKIIAPPGDEYSTPYYWEIPKSSYKAFISIPFSDDFPEIYSIEVNNLETERDLFLSLKERKGISEEDLNIEKEDFKFIFAEAIKQKKDLVFFLY, encoded by the coding sequence ATGGGATATTACATAACTAGCTATTTAACAGATAGCTCAGAAATAAAAAAAATTTACGGAAGTAAAAATGAAAAATTATTAGCTACACTTATAAAAGAACTTTCTGAAGAATTAAATTCATTAAATGAAGATTTTGATTATGAACTTACAGCAAATAAAAATTCTAAAGAGATATTAACTGACATAATAAATGGTGAGGTCAGGTTTCCAGAAATAGCATTTATGTATGGATATATCTACGAACAGCTTTGCAAATATTATGGAAAAATAATAGCTCCGCCAGGTGATGAATATTCAACACCCTATTACTGGGAAATTCCTAAATCTTCATACAAGGCTTTTATTTCGATTCCCTTCTCAGATGATTTTCCAGAAATTTACAGCATAGAAGTTAACAATTTAGAAACTGAAAGAGATTTATTTCTATCGCTAAAAGAAAGAAAGGGAATTAGTGAAGAAGACTTAAATATTGAAAAGGAAGATTTCAAATTCATTTTTGCTGAAGCAATTAAACAAAAAAAAGATCTTGTATTTTTTCTTTATTGA
- the gltB gene encoding glutamate synthase large subunit: MRVKEQGLYLPEFEHDNCGAGFICNLNGIKSNDIIHKALDILIKLEHRGAVSSDGRTGDGAGILFDIPHDFFKKVCDFEIPEAREYAVGMVFLPKSKNQVSFCINAFEATIKDQNLKVLGWRDVPVDVENLGEIAAEKEPTIKQVFVSKNGQDLTEQEFNAKLFAARKIAEHAVRGSKTSESHMFYFTSLSTTTIIYKGLLMPEDISRYYIDLKDPDLVTRLALVHQRFSTNTFPSWDLAQPFRYMCHNGEINTLRGNVSRMRAREELMQSKVFGEDIKKLFPIILEGKSDSASMDMVVELLLMTGRSLPEAMMMVVPEAWEKHQTMSPEKRAFYEYNACIMEPWDGPASIPFTDGNVIGALLDRNGLRPSRYTLTKSGFVIMSSEIGVLDIDPEDVIQHGRLEPGKMFLVDMNEGRIIEDEEVKKAIVTKRPYQQWVDENLLPLASVPYTNNPTPVEKLDFLTRQRLFGYTIEDLKTIINPMGSDGAEAISSMGNDTPLAVLSDQPQLLYNYFKQLFAQVTNPPLDGIREEIITDISLAIGGDFNIFEIESKQCKKLKIQNPVVSNEDLDKIRNIDHPDFKSATISTLYKIEKGVNGLERALEKCVQATFKAVEEGCNIIILSDRGVSEELAPIPMLLACSYIHHSLNILQVRSKFGIIIESAEPREPHHFALLFGYGASAINPYMVNEIIHDQVEKGFITKVKADYAVVNYNKAIAKGIVKIMNKIGISTLHSYRAAQIFEILGLNKTFTSKYFPYTPSRIEGIGLMEVEKEVKKRFQKAFPNSKIANLLSLEIGGIYRWRRGGEKHMFNPTTISKLQQAVRLNSPESYKEYANAVNEQSSNLMTIRGLFEFNNLDPISIDEVEPWTEIVKKFKTGAMSYGSISREAHENLAIAMNRIGGKSNSGEGGEDPKRFQKEINGDSRNSAIKQVASGRFGVSINYLTNAREIQIKMAQGAKPGEGGQLPGEKVVPWIAETRNSTPYVGLISPPPHHDIYSIEDLSQLIYDLKNANREARINVKLVSEVGVGTIAAGVAKAKADVILISGYDGGTGAAPLTSLQHTGIPWELGLAEAQQTLILNDLRSRVVLECDGQLKTGRDVAIAALLGAEEFGFATAPLVASGCIMMRACHLNTCPVGIATQDPELRKNFKGTPEHVINFMYFIAEELREIMAQLGFRTLKEMVGQSQKLNVNKAIKHYKANGLDLSSILYKPEKAKTEPNHNTTTQDHQLENVLDFDIIKEAIPSIYRKEKTRVTFKIKNTDRSVGAILSNEISKIYGAQGLPDDTILVDFEGSAGQSFGAFATNGLSFKIHGNCNDYLGKGLSGGKLIVKVPPTATFKPEDNIIIGNVALYGAITGEAYINGMAGERFCVRNSGATAVVEGIGDHGCEYMTGGTVVVLGKTGRNFAAGMSGGVAYVYDPNKKFDSTVCNMEMVAFDPLEEEDVTKLRKLIKNHSLYTSSPLAKRILADWENQQQHFVKVMPTDYKKALKRIAEEKQIEELIAG; encoded by the coding sequence ATGAGAGTTAAAGAACAAGGGCTTTATCTGCCTGAATTTGAACACGACAATTGTGGTGCAGGATTTATTTGTAATTTGAATGGTATTAAGTCAAATGATATTATTCACAAAGCATTAGACATCTTAATTAAATTAGAACATCGTGGTGCCGTTAGTTCTGATGGAAGAACTGGTGACGGAGCCGGAATTTTATTCGACATTCCTCATGATTTTTTTAAGAAAGTATGTGACTTTGAAATCCCTGAAGCGCGTGAATATGCAGTAGGAATGGTTTTTTTACCAAAAAGCAAAAACCAGGTTTCTTTTTGCATTAATGCATTTGAGGCTACTATTAAAGACCAAAACTTAAAAGTTTTAGGTTGGAGAGATGTGCCAGTTGACGTTGAAAATTTAGGTGAAATTGCCGCAGAAAAAGAACCAACAATTAAACAAGTTTTCGTTTCTAAAAACGGACAAGATTTAACTGAACAGGAATTTAATGCAAAACTTTTTGCAGCTAGAAAAATTGCTGAACATGCCGTAAGAGGATCAAAAACCTCAGAAAGCCACATGTTTTATTTTACTAGTTTATCGACAACTACTATAATATATAAAGGTCTATTGATGCCGGAAGACATCAGCCGTTATTATATAGATTTGAAAGATCCAGACTTGGTGACGCGTTTAGCGCTTGTACACCAACGTTTCTCTACAAATACATTCCCATCTTGGGACTTAGCTCAACCGTTTAGATACATGTGTCATAATGGTGAGATCAACACACTTCGCGGAAACGTAAGCCGTATGCGTGCTCGTGAAGAGCTAATGCAGAGCAAAGTTTTTGGCGAGGATATCAAAAAACTATTCCCAATTATCTTAGAAGGAAAATCAGATTCTGCTTCGATGGATATGGTGGTTGAACTTTTATTAATGACTGGTCGTTCTCTTCCAGAGGCAATGATGATGGTTGTTCCTGAAGCTTGGGAAAAACACCAAACAATGTCTCCAGAAAAAAGAGCTTTCTATGAGTACAATGCTTGTATCATGGAGCCTTGGGATGGTCCTGCTTCTATTCCATTTACAGATGGAAACGTAATTGGTGCATTATTAGACAGAAACGGATTGCGTCCTTCTCGTTATACATTAACGAAAAGTGGATTCGTAATTATGTCATCTGAAATTGGTGTATTAGACATCGATCCAGAAGATGTAATCCAACACGGTCGTTTAGAGCCAGGAAAAATGTTCTTGGTTGATATGAATGAAGGTCGTATCATCGAAGACGAAGAAGTTAAGAAAGCGATAGTTACAAAACGTCCGTACCAACAATGGGTTGACGAAAACTTATTGCCATTAGCTAGTGTTCCTTATACAAACAACCCTACTCCTGTTGAAAAATTAGATTTCTTAACAAGACAACGTTTGTTTGGTTATACAATTGAAGATTTAAAAACAATCATCAACCCAATGGGTAGCGACGGAGCTGAAGCAATTAGTTCTATGGGTAACGATACGCCTTTGGCAGTTCTTTCTGATCAGCCACAGTTGTTGTACAATTACTTCAAACAATTATTCGCGCAGGTTACTAACCCGCCGTTGGATGGTATTCGTGAAGAAATTATTACTGATATCAGTTTAGCGATTGGTGGAGATTTCAATATTTTCGAAATTGAATCTAAACAATGTAAAAAATTAAAAATCCAAAATCCAGTAGTTTCTAACGAGGATTTGGATAAAATCAGAAATATTGATCACCCAGATTTCAAATCGGCTACTATTTCTACTTTATATAAAATAGAAAAAGGAGTTAACGGTTTAGAGCGTGCTCTTGAAAAATGTGTTCAGGCTACTTTTAAAGCAGTTGAAGAAGGATGCAATATCATCATCTTATCTGATAGAGGTGTAAGCGAAGAATTAGCTCCAATTCCAATGTTATTAGCTTGTTCTTACATTCACCACTCTTTGAACATTTTACAGGTTCGATCTAAATTCGGAATCATCATCGAATCTGCTGAACCTAGAGAACCTCATCATTTTGCTTTATTGTTTGGATATGGTGCAAGCGCAATCAATCCTTACATGGTAAACGAAATCATTCACGATCAAGTTGAAAAAGGTTTCATTACAAAAGTAAAAGCAGATTACGCAGTTGTAAACTACAACAAAGCAATCGCAAAAGGAATCGTAAAAATCATGAACAAAATTGGTATCTCTACTTTACATTCATACAGAGCTGCTCAGATTTTCGAGATTTTAGGTTTAAACAAAACATTTACATCTAAATACTTCCCTTACACGCCATCAAGAATTGAAGGAATTGGTTTAATGGAAGTGGAAAAAGAGGTTAAAAAACGTTTCCAAAAAGCTTTCCCAAATTCAAAAATTGCAAACTTGCTTTCTCTTGAAATTGGAGGTATTTACAGATGGAGACGTGGTGGAGAAAAACACATGTTTAACCCAACAACGATTTCTAAATTACAGCAGGCAGTTCGTTTAAACAGCCCAGAAAGCTATAAAGAATATGCAAACGCTGTAAACGAGCAAAGCTCAAACTTAATGACTATTAGAGGTTTATTTGAATTCAATAATTTAGATCCAATTTCTATTGATGAAGTTGAGCCTTGGACAGAAATCGTTAAGAAATTCAAAACGGGTGCGATGTCTTACGGATCTATCAGTAGAGAAGCACACGAGAATTTAGCGATTGCCATGAACAGAATTGGCGGAAAAAGTAACTCTGGAGAAGGTGGAGAAGATCCAAAACGTTTCCAGAAAGAAATTAACGGAGATTCTAGAAATAGTGCTATCAAACAAGTTGCATCAGGACGTTTTGGTGTTTCTATCAACTATTTGACAAACGCAAGAGAAATCCAAATCAAAATGGCTCAGGGAGCAAAACCTGGTGAAGGTGGACAATTACCTGGAGAAAAAGTAGTGCCTTGGATTGCTGAAACGAGAAACTCTACACCTTATGTAGGTTTGATTTCTCCTCCTCCTCACCACGATATTTACTCAATTGAGGATTTATCTCAGTTAATTTACGATTTGAAAAATGCAAACCGTGAAGCTCGTATCAACGTAAAATTAGTTTCTGAAGTTGGAGTTGGAACCATCGCTGCCGGTGTTGCCAAAGCAAAAGCTGACGTTATCTTAATTTCTGGTTACGACGGAGGAACGGGAGCTGCACCATTAACATCTTTACAGCACACAGGTATTCCGTGGGAACTTGGTTTAGCTGAAGCTCAGCAGACTTTGATCTTAAACGATTTAAGAAGCCGTGTAGTTTTAGAATGTGACGGACAGTTAAAAACAGGTCGTGACGTAGCCATCGCAGCTTTATTAGGGGCTGAAGAATTCGGTTTTGCAACGGCTCCGCTTGTAGCTTCTGGATGTATCATGATGAGAGCTTGTCATTTAAATACTTGTCCGGTTGGTATTGCAACTCAAGATCCTGAATTGAGAAAAAATTTCAAAGGAACTCCAGAGCACGTAATCAACTTCATGTATTTCATTGCTGAGGAGTTAAGAGAAATCATGGCTCAATTAGGTTTCAGAACTTTAAAAGAAATGGTGGGTCAGTCACAAAAATTAAATGTGAACAAAGCCATCAAACATTATAAAGCAAATGGTTTAGACTTGTCATCAATTCTATACAAACCGGAAAAAGCGAAAACAGAGCCAAATCATAATACAACAACTCAAGATCACCAACTTGAAAATGTATTGGATTTTGACATCATTAAAGAAGCGATTCCGTCTATCTATAGAAAAGAGAAAACAAGAGTAACTTTTAAAATTAAAAATACAGACCGTTCTGTAGGTGCGATTTTGAGTAACGAAATCTCAAAAATCTACGGCGCACAAGGATTACCTGATGACACTATTTTAGTTGATTTTGAAGGTTCTGCCGGACAAAGTTTTGGTGCTTTTGCAACAAACGGATTGTCATTTAAAATTCACGGAAACTGTAATGATTATTTAGGAAAAGGTCTTTCTGGAGGAAAACTAATTGTAAAAGTACCTCCTACTGCAACTTTCAAACCTGAAGACAACATCATTATTGGAAACGTTGCCCTTTACGGAGCTATTACCGGAGAGGCTTATATTAATGGAATGGCCGGAGAGCGTTTCTGTGTGAGAAATTCTGGAGCAACAGCTGTTGTTGAAGGAATTGGAGATCACGGATGCGAATACATGACCGGTGGTACAGTAGTAGTTTTAGGAAAAACAGGAAGAAACTTCGCAGCTGGTATGAGCGGTGGTGTAGCTTATGTTTACGATCCAAATAAGAAATTCGATTCTACAGTTTGTAACATGGAAATGGTTGCATTCGATCCGTTGGAAGAAGAGGACGTTACGAAACTAAGAAAACTGATCAAAAATCATTCATTGTACACAAGCAGTCCATTAGCAAAAAGAATTTTAGCAGACTGGGAAAACCAACAACAGCACTTCGTAAAAGTAATGCCAACTGATTACAAAAAAGCATTAAAACGAATTGCAGAAGAAAAACAAATAGAAGAATTAATAGCGGGATAA
- a CDS encoding sensor histidine kinase, with the protein MKSKIPFYYHIVFFFLLFLTYIFWDIGLNNREIKIVLKAIYLGITPVYLLAVFIIYILNFYFFCDWFLNKKKLLFYILTIPVSLLLFTAIRYFLEEVVMHSITGMHNYYEEAREITYYIKDNFFYGLPAVILSALTFLFWQFQTEQHLNQELLLENKKAEFQMLKAQVSPHFLFNTLNSFYSQLVLKDDEMADDILVLSDLLRYVITETDKDEAILSKEIQFIQNYIHLQKKRFEDQLFLDFSVEGEYSNERILSSALIHFVENVFKHGKLNNEKEKAFISIQIKKGFLEISTFNYNVNGENYSSTGIGFENLTKRLEYMYKDQFILEKTEENNTFKTYLKIPLKN; encoded by the coding sequence ATGAAATCAAAAATTCCATTTTACTATCATATTGTCTTTTTCTTTTTATTATTTCTAACTTATATTTTTTGGGATATTGGACTGAATAATAGGGAAATAAAAATTGTATTGAAAGCTATTTATTTAGGAATTACCCCAGTTTATTTACTGGCTGTTTTTATTATCTACATTCTCAATTTTTATTTCTTTTGTGATTGGTTTTTAAACAAAAAGAAATTACTGTTTTATATTCTAACAATTCCAGTTTCGTTATTGCTTTTTACAGCTATTCGTTATTTTTTGGAAGAAGTTGTTATGCATAGTATTACAGGAATGCATAACTATTATGAAGAAGCAAGAGAAATTACCTACTACATAAAAGACAATTTTTTCTACGGATTGCCAGCTGTAATTTTAAGCGCATTGACTTTTTTGTTTTGGCAGTTTCAAACTGAGCAACATCTAAATCAGGAATTGCTTTTGGAAAATAAAAAAGCTGAATTTCAAATGCTTAAAGCGCAGGTGAGTCCGCACTTCTTGTTTAATACTTTGAACTCTTTTTATAGCCAGCTAGTTTTGAAAGATGATGAAATGGCTGATGATATTTTGGTTCTTTCAGATTTGCTTCGATACGTTATTACCGAAACAGATAAAGATGAAGCTATACTATCAAAAGAAATCCAGTTTATTCAAAACTATATTCATTTACAGAAAAAACGCTTTGAAGATCAGCTATTTTTGGATTTTTCTGTTGAAGGAGAATATTCAAATGAAAGAATTCTTTCTTCGGCTTTAATTCATTTTGTTGAGAATGTTTTTAAGCATGGAAAACTAAATAATGAAAAAGAAAAAGCATTCATCTCAATTCAAATAAAAAAAGGATTTTTAGAGATTTCAACTTTTAATTATAATGTAAATGGAGAAAATTATTCTTCTACAGGAATTGGTTTTGAGAACCTAACGAAAAGACTCGAATATATGTATAAAGACCAATTTATTCTTGAAAAAACAGAAGAAAATAATACCTTTAAGACATACTTGAAAATACCACTAAAAAACTAA
- the lysA gene encoding diaminopimelate decarboxylase, with protein sequence MQAKDLLQLADQFGSPLYVYDAEKIQSQYNRLTKAFSKVENLRVNYAMKALSNVAILQLLKNMGSGLDTVSIQEVQLGLHAGYEPERIFFTPNGVSLEEIEEVAAMGVQINIDNLSILEQFGTKHPHIPVCIRINPHVMAGGNANISVGHIDSKFGISVHQIPHILRIVENTKMSIVGIHMHTGSDILDIEVFLYAAEILFDTAKHFKDLQFLDFGSGFKVPYKKDDIETDIEELGKKLSKRFNAFCTEYGRDLTLIFEPGKFLVSEAGHFLVKVNVVKQTTSTVFAGIDSGFNHLIRPMFYGSSHHIENISNPKGKERFYSVVGYICETDTFANNRRIAEITEGDILEFRNAGAYCFSMSSNYNSRYKPAEVLWMNGKGILIRQAETFEDLLKNQIPLPEEVAAAV encoded by the coding sequence ATGCAAGCAAAAGATTTACTGCAGTTAGCAGACCAATTTGGAAGTCCATTGTATGTTTACGATGCCGAAAAAATCCAATCTCAGTACAATAGATTAACTAAAGCTTTCTCTAAGGTAGAAAACTTAAGAGTTAATTACGCCATGAAGGCATTGTCAAACGTTGCGATTCTTCAGTTATTAAAGAACATGGGGTCTGGTTTAGATACTGTATCAATTCAGGAAGTTCAGTTAGGACTTCACGCTGGCTATGAACCCGAAAGAATTTTCTTTACACCAAACGGCGTTTCTCTAGAAGAAATCGAAGAAGTTGCTGCAATGGGTGTACAAATCAATATCGACAATTTATCTATTCTGGAGCAATTCGGAACAAAACATCCACATATTCCAGTATGTATTCGTATCAATCCACACGTAATGGCGGGCGGAAACGCAAACATTTCTGTTGGACACATCGATAGTAAATTCGGAATTTCTGTTCACCAGATACCGCATATCTTGCGAATTGTTGAAAACACAAAAATGAGCATTGTTGGAATTCACATGCACACAGGATCTGATATTTTAGATATCGAAGTGTTCTTGTACGCTGCTGAAATCCTGTTTGATACAGCTAAACATTTCAAAGATTTACAATTCTTAGATTTCGGAAGCGGATTCAAAGTGCCTTACAAAAAAGACGATATCGAAACAGACATCGAAGAATTAGGTAAAAAATTATCTAAAAGATTCAATGCATTCTGTACAGAATATGGAAGAGATTTAACGCTGATTTTCGAACCAGGAAAATTCTTGGTAAGCGAAGCAGGTCATTTCTTAGTAAAAGTAAACGTAGTAAAACAAACAACTTCAACAGTTTTCGCAGGAATCGACAGTGGTTTCAACCACTTAATTCGTCCGATGTTTTACGGATCTTCACACCATATTGAAAACATTTCTAATCCAAAAGGAAAAGAACGTTTTTACTCTGTTGTAGGATACATTTGCGAGACTGATACTTTCGCCAACAACCGTAGAATCGCAGAAATTACAGAAGGTGACATTTTAGAGTTCAGAAATGCAGGAGCATATTGTTTCTCAATGTCTTCAAACTACAATTCAAGATACAAACCAGCTGAAGTTCTTTGGATGAACGGAAAAGGAATCTTAATTCGTCAAGCCGAAACTTTTGAAGATTTACTTAAAAATCAAATTCCGTTGCCAGAAGAAGTTGCTGCTGCGGTTTAA
- the sucC gene encoding ADP-forming succinate--CoA ligase subunit beta produces MNIHEYQGKEILASYGVRVQRGIVANNAVEAVAAAKQLTAETGTGWHVIKAQIHAGGRGKGGGVKLAKNLQQVEELAEQIIGMQLITPQTPPEGKKVNKVLVAEDVYYPGESETSEFYVSVLLNRGTGRNMIMYSTEGGMDIEEVAEHTPHLIFTEEIDPSVGLQGFQARRIAINLGLSGNAFKEMVKFIDALYNAYIGSDASMFEINPVLKTSDNKILAVDAKVNIDDNALYRQAKYAEMRDIREENPIEVEAKEVGLNYVDLDGTVGCMVNGAGLAMATMDLIKYAGFEPANFLDVGGTADAKRVETAFRIILKDPNVKAILINIFGGIVRCDRVAQGVVDAYKNMGDAINVPIIVRLQGTNAEIAKELIDNSGMPILSAVQFQEAADQVKAALS; encoded by the coding sequence ATGAACATACACGAATATCAAGGAAAAGAAATTTTAGCGAGTTACGGAGTACGCGTGCAACGCGGAATCGTGGCTAATAATGCAGTTGAAGCTGTGGCTGCTGCAAAACAATTAACTGCCGAAACTGGAACAGGATGGCATGTAATTAAAGCACAAATTCACGCAGGTGGTCGTGGAAAAGGTGGTGGAGTTAAGCTGGCAAAAAACTTACAGCAAGTTGAAGAGTTAGCAGAACAAATCATCGGAATGCAATTAATTACACCTCAGACTCCGCCTGAAGGTAAAAAAGTTAACAAAGTATTAGTTGCTGAAGATGTGTACTATCCTGGAGAAAGCGAAACTTCTGAATTTTATGTTTCTGTTTTATTGAATAGAGGTACAGGACGCAACATGATTATGTATTCTACTGAAGGTGGAATGGATATTGAAGAAGTTGCAGAACACACTCCACACTTAATCTTTACTGAAGAAATCGATCCTTCTGTAGGATTACAAGGTTTCCAAGCTAGAAGAATTGCTATCAATTTAGGTCTTTCTGGAAATGCTTTCAAAGAAATGGTGAAATTCATCGACGCACTTTACAATGCTTACATTGGTTCTGATGCTTCTATGTTCGAAATCAACCCAGTTTTAAAAACATCTGATAACAAAATTTTAGCTGTTGATGCTAAAGTTAATATCGACGATAACGCTTTATACAGACAAGCTAAATATGCTGAAATGAGAGATATCCGTGAGGAGAATCCAATCGAAGTTGAAGCTAAAGAAGTTGGTCTTAACTATGTTGACCTTGACGGTACTGTAGGATGTATGGTAAACGGAGCTGGTCTTGCAATGGCAACTATGGACTTAATTAAATACGCTGGTTTTGAGCCTGCTAACTTCCTTGACGTAGGAGGAACTGCTGACGCAAAACGTGTTGAAACTGCTTTCAGAATTATCTTGAAAGATCCAAACGTAAAAGCTATTTTAATTAACATTTTCGGAGGAATCGTTCGTTGTGACCGTGTTGCTCAAGGTGTTGTTGATGCTTACAAAAACATGGGTGACGCTATCAATGTGCCAATTATCGTTCGTTTGCAAGGAACAAATGCTGAAATTGCAAAAGAATTGATTGACAACTCTGGTATGCCAATCTTATCTGCAGTTCAATTCCAAGAAGCTGCTGACCAAGTTAAAGCTGCTCTTTCTTAA
- a CDS encoding DUF5694 domain-containing protein has product MQKIILLLAIITLNLTSAQTKKKQILLVGTFHYANPGLDVAQLNNFNIMSEKSQKELEIMSDKIKKFGPDKIFVEWEFSKQADLDKFYNKDSDSLFRTNKNEITQLALRTAKKLNHKKLYGMNLYTSFPYDSLMMSMEKANQKQLMEKNKLTTKNFEKQHNDKIRKSSLQEMMLYYNTKQTENENLQWYLEIANRAGNPDDFTGPSLVSNWYKRNLYMYSLIQKLTESTDNKIMVLVGAGHAAVIREFIMHDPTFEIVDLATVFK; this is encoded by the coding sequence ATGCAAAAAATCATTTTATTACTAGCAATTATTACATTAAACTTAACTTCTGCTCAAACTAAGAAAAAGCAAATTTTATTGGTTGGAACTTTTCATTATGCGAATCCTGGTCTTGATGTTGCTCAACTGAACAATTTTAATATTATGTCTGAAAAGAGTCAAAAAGAACTCGAGATTATGAGTGATAAAATCAAAAAATTTGGTCCTGACAAAATATTTGTGGAATGGGAATTTAGCAAACAAGCCGACTTAGACAAGTTTTACAATAAAGATTCCGACAGTCTTTTTAGAACTAACAAAAACGAAATAACGCAACTGGCACTTCGTACTGCTAAAAAACTGAACCATAAAAAATTATACGGAATGAATCTTTATACTTCTTTTCCGTATGATAGCTTAATGATGTCAATGGAAAAAGCCAACCAAAAGCAGTTAATGGAGAAAAATAAGTTGACAACTAAAAATTTTGAAAAACAACATAACGATAAAATTAGAAAAAGTTCGTTACAAGAAATGATGCTGTATTACAATACAAAACAAACTGAAAATGAAAATCTTCAATGGTATTTGGAAATAGCAAATAGAGCTGGAAATCCGGATGATTTTACTGGACCATCTTTAGTTTCAAATTGGTACAAGAGAAACTTATACATGTATTCATTAATTCAAAAATTAACTGAAAGTACCGATAATAAAATAATGGTTTTAGTAGGCGCTGGTCATGCTGCAGTTATTAGAGAATTTATAATGCATGATCCTACATTCGAAATTGTGGATTTGGCTACTGTTTTTAAATAA
- a CDS encoding glutamate synthase subunit beta: MGKIGGFKEYNRADESNLAVAERVSNYNEFTIPVPKDKLKEQGSRCMDCGIPFCHSGCPLGNLIPDFNDMVHQEEWQSALEILQSTNNFPEFTGRLCPAPCEKSCVLGIIKDPVSIENIEKSIIERGFAEGWIKPQPPKTRTGKTVAVIGSGPAGLAAAQQLNRAGHTVTVFERDNAIGGLLRYGIPNFKLEKGIIDRRVVVLEAEGITFKTNVNVGVNFSVEELNAFDSIVLCGGATERRSLPTKGIESKGVVQAMDFLTQQTKVLFGESIPDQVKATGKDVIVIGGGDTGSDCIGTSNRHGAKSVTNFEILPKPPVGRSESTPWPFWPLQLKTSSSHEEGCDRNWLINTKEFISNDKGELTGLKTVEVQWKMTPGQRPELIEKEGSEKIWPCDLALLALGFTGPEKTLSEQLGIETDMRSNYKAHNYQTNVPHIFTAGDMRRGQSLIVWAISEGREAAREVDLFLMGSTNLPTKGKGDLPSL, encoded by the coding sequence ATGGGTAAAATAGGCGGATTTAAAGAATATAACAGAGCCGATGAAAGTAATTTAGCAGTAGCAGAACGTGTTTCGAACTACAACGAATTTACTATTCCGGTACCAAAAGATAAATTAAAAGAACAAGGATCAAGATGTATGGACTGTGGAATTCCTTTTTGCCACAGTGGTTGTCCGTTAGGAAATTTAATTCCTGACTTCAACGACATGGTGCATCAAGAAGAATGGCAAAGTGCATTAGAGATTTTACAATCTACTAATAACTTCCCTGAATTTACAGGACGCTTATGCCCTGCTCCATGTGAGAAATCATGTGTCTTAGGAATCATCAAAGATCCGGTTTCTATCGAAAACATCGAGAAAAGCATCATCGAAAGAGGTTTCGCTGAAGGATGGATCAAACCGCAGCCACCAAAAACAAGAACTGGTAAAACAGTTGCCGTTATTGGTTCTGGACCTGCAGGATTAGCGGCCGCTCAGCAATTAAACAGAGCTGGTCACACCGTTACTGTTTTTGAAAGAGACAATGCCATTGGAGGTTTATTACGTTACGGAATTCCAAATTTCAAATTAGAAAAAGGAATTATCGACAGACGTGTAGTTGTTCTTGAAGCAGAAGGAATCACTTTCAAAACTAACGTAAATGTTGGAGTTAACTTCAGCGTAGAAGAATTAAACGCATTCGATTCTATCGTTTTATGCGGAGGAGCAACTGAAAGAAGAAGCTTGCCAACTAAAGGAATCGAAAGCAAAGGCGTTGTTCAGGCAATGGATTTCTTGACACAGCAGACTAAAGTTTTATTTGGAGAATCAATTCCAGATCAGGTTAAAGCAACTGGTAAAGATGTAATCGTTATTGGTGGTGGAGATACGGGTTCTGACTGTATTGGAACTTCTAACAGACACGGAGCAAAATCGGTAACTAACTTTGAGATTTTACCAAAACCTCCAGTTGGAAGAAGCGAGTCAACTCCTTGGCCTTTCTGGCCGTTGCAGTTAAAAACATCATCTTCTCACGAAGAAGGTTGCGACAGAAACTGGTTGATCAACACTAAAGAATTCATTTCTAACGATAAAGGCGAATTAACAGGATTAAAAACTGTTGAAGTACAATGGAAAATGACTCCAGGTCAGCGTCCAGAATTAATCGAAAAAGAAGGTTCTGAAAAAATCTGGCCTTGCGATTTAGCTTTATTGGCTCTTGGATTTACAGGTCCTGAGAAAACATTAAGCGAGCAATTAGGAATCGAAACTGATATGAGAAGCAACTACAAAGCGCATAACTATCAAACAAACGTTCCTCATATCTTCACAGCTGGAGATATGCGTCGTGGACAATCATTAATCGTGTGGGCTATTTCAGAAGGTCGCGAAGCAGCAAGGGAAGTAGATTTGTTCTTAATGGGCTCTACAAACTTGCCTACTAAAGGAAAAGGAGATTTACCGAGCTTATAA